GAAAGATCCTCCGCCCCACCCCGCTCCGCCGCTTGGTCCACTTGAAGTACAGCGTCTGCGCCGCGACCGAGGCCGCCTCCAGCACGAACATCCCGCCCACGATGGCCAGCAGGAACTCCGCCTTGAGGAGCACCGAGATCGCCCCCAGCACCCCCCCGATGGCGAGCGAGCCGGTGTCGCCCATGAACACCTCGGCCGGGTGGGCGTTGAACCAGAGGAAGCCCATGCACCCCCCCGCCAGCGCCACGCAGAACACCGACAGCTCCCCCGCGCCCGGGAGGTAGAACAGGTTCAGGTAGTCGGAGGAGTCCACCCGGCCCAGGAGGTAGGCGAAGATCCCCATGGTGACCGCCGCGATCGCCGAAAGCCCGGAGGCCAGCCCGTCCAGCCCGTCCGTGAGGTTCACCGCGTTGGAGAAGGCGGTGATGACGAAGATCACGAAGAGCACGTACGCCCAGGGCTCGAACGTCACGTGCCACGACTTGAAGAAGGGGATCTGCGTCCAGGTGGGCGGCACGTCCCCGAAGAGCCCCGGGGTGAAGATGAGGAAGAGCCCCACCGCCGCGCCGAGCGACACCTGCCCCACGATCTTGTAGCGCCCGACCAGCCCCTCCGTCTTCTTGCGGACCACCTTGAGGTAGTCGTCCATGAAGCCCAGCCCGCCCAGCCAGAGGATGACGATCAGCGCCACCCAGGTGTACGGGTTGTCCAGCTCCGCCCAGAGGAGGGTGGGGATCACCGTCGCCATGACGATCAGGACCCCGCCCATGGTGGGCGTGCCCGACTTCCCCAGGTGCGTCTGCGGCCCCTCGGTCCGGACCACCTGCCCCACCTTCAGCATCCGCAGCCGCCGGATGATCCCCGGCCCGAAGTAGAACGCCACCAGGAACGCCGTGACCACCGCCCCGGCCGCCCGGAAGGTCTGGAACCGGAAGAGGTTGAAGACGATGTGGTACTCGGAGAGCGGAACGAGCAGGTGGTAGAGCACCGTGGTCCGTAGCTAATGGTTTGGCTCACAGGGGACAGGTCGCACCTGTAACGGCGAGCGGCAGCCAGCCTTCACGCTTGCTGGCTACTCCCTATCCCTGTCCCCTGCCGTTTCCTCCGAAGTCCCGCTCCAGCAGCGGGAGCCACCGCTCCAGCGACTCGCCGCGCGAGGCCTTGAGGAGCACCGTCTCGTCGCCGCGGAGGAAGGGCGCGGAGGCGGCGTACGCCTCCACCGGGTCCTCCACCGCCACCAGCCGGTCGCCCAGCGTGGCGGCGTGCGGGGCGAAGGCGGCGGCGAACTCGCCGGTGGCGACGACACGGTCGATCCCCCGCCCCACCCGCCCGGCGATCTGCTCCGCGGCGCGGCGGTGGAGCGCCGGAGCCTGCTCGCCCATCTCGCGCATGGTCCCGACCACCGCCACCTTCCCCCCCTCCGCGGGGAGCCCGGCCAGGAGGTCCACGGCCGCGGCGAGGCTGGGAGGGTTGGAGTTGTAGCAGTCCGCAAGCACCTGCATGCCGCCGACGCGGTGCCACTCGTTGCGCAGCTTGGGCCGGGGGACCTTCGCGAGGGCACGGGTGGCGGCCTCCTTGGACACTCCCATCTCGCGGGCGAGCGCCAGGGCGAAGAGCGCGTTGCGGACGTTGTGGCGCCCCGGGAGGGGGAGGTGCACCGGCGCCCCCTCCCAGCTCCAGCGGGTGCTCCCGTCCGGGAGGATCTCGATCCCGTCTGCGCCGCCGTCCGGGTGGACGTCCGCGCCCTCCGAGAGGCCGATCACCCGCACCCGGTACCCGCCCAGCTCCGCGCGCGTCCGCTGCGGGAGCGCCGGGGGGTCCTCGGCCACCAGGGCGACGCCGCCCAGCCGGAGGCCGGTCACCATGTGGAGCTCCTCCTCCAGCACCCCCTCCAGGCTCCCCAGCTTCTCCAGGTGCTCCTCGCCGATGGAGGTGACGATGGAGAAGTCCGGCTCCGCGATCCGGGTGAGGATGGCGATCTCGCCGGGCTCGTTGGTCCCCATCTCCACCACCAGCACCTCCGCCTCGTCCGGGGCGGCGAGGATCGTCAGCGGGACGCCGACCTGGTTGTTCAGGTTCCCCTCGGTGGCGTGGACGCGGAAGCGCGCCACGAGCGCGGCGCGGACCAGGTCCTTGGTGGTCGTCTTCCCGTTGCTCCCGCCGATCCCCACCACCTGGCCGCGGTGCTGGCGCCGCCGGTGGCGGGCCAGGCGGCCCAGCGCGCGGAGGGTGTCGTCCACCTCGAAGAGGCGCAGCCCCTCGGGCGCATCCTCGGGGACCCTCGACACCACGGCCCCGGCGGCGCCCTTCTCCGCCGCCTCGCGCAGGAACTCGTGCGCATCGAAGCGCTCGCCAACCAGCGCCACGAAGAGCGAGCCGGGGACGACCGTCCGGGTGTCGGTGGAGACCCCGGAGAACACCTGGCGGTCGCCGCCCGCACGCTCCTGTGCCCCACGGCCGGCCCACGCCCGCAGCATCTCGTCCTCCAGTGCCTGCCTCACCTGCGCCGCCGTCCACCTGAACCCGCTCAATCCGCACCTCGCCCGGTAGTGGTTTCCCGCTCCGCGAGGAGCTCCCCGATCACCACCCGCTCGTCGAACGGGCGGACCTCGCTC
This DNA window, taken from Longimicrobiaceae bacterium, encodes the following:
- the mraY gene encoding phospho-N-acetylmuramoyl-pentapeptide-transferase, whose protein sequence is MLYHLLVPLSEYHIVFNLFRFQTFRAAGAVVTAFLVAFYFGPGIIRRLRMLKVGQVVRTEGPQTHLGKSGTPTMGGVLIVMATVIPTLLWAELDNPYTWVALIVILWLGGLGFMDDYLKVVRKKTEGLVGRYKIVGQVSLGAAVGLFLIFTPGLFGDVPPTWTQIPFFKSWHVTFEPWAYVLFVIFVITAFSNAVNLTDGLDGLASGLSAIAAVTMGIFAYLLGRVDSSDYLNLFYLPGAGELSVFCVALAGGCMGFLWFNAHPAEVFMGDTGSLAIGGVLGAISVLLKAEFLLAIVGGMFVLEAASVAAQTLYFKWTKRRSGVGRRIFRMAPLHHHFEQIGWHENRVIIRFWILGVMFALVAFATLKIR
- the murF gene encoding UDP-N-acetylmuramoyl-tripeptide--D-alanyl-D-alanine ligase, yielding MSGFRWTAAQVRQALEDEMLRAWAGRGAQERAGGDRQVFSGVSTDTRTVVPGSLFVALVGERFDAHEFLREAAEKGAAGAVVSRVPEDAPEGLRLFEVDDTLRALGRLARHRRRQHRGQVVGIGGSNGKTTTKDLVRAALVARFRVHATEGNLNNQVGVPLTILAAPDEAEVLVVEMGTNEPGEIAILTRIAEPDFSIVTSIGEEHLEKLGSLEGVLEEELHMVTGLRLGGVALVAEDPPALPQRTRAELGGYRVRVIGLSEGADVHPDGGADGIEILPDGSTRWSWEGAPVHLPLPGRHNVRNALFALALAREMGVSKEAATRALAKVPRPKLRNEWHRVGGMQVLADCYNSNPPSLAAAVDLLAGLPAEGGKVAVVGTMREMGEQAPALHRRAAEQIAGRVGRGIDRVVATGEFAAAFAPHAATLGDRLVAVEDPVEAYAASAPFLRGDETVLLKASRGESLERWLPLLERDFGGNGRGQG